A genomic segment from Dietzia psychralcaliphila encodes:
- the tsaD gene encoding tRNA (adenosine(37)-N6)-threonylcarbamoyltransferase complex transferase subunit TsaD: protein MRTVLGIESSCDETGVAIARVHDDGRTELLSDVVASSMSEHARFGGVVPEIASRAHLEALVPTVRAALAEAGVDRPDAVAATIGPGLSGALLVGSSAAKAYAAAWGTPFYAVNHLVGHVAVAGFDGGPLGECVALLVSGGHTQLLHVRSLTEPVVELGSTVDDAAGEAYDKVARLLGLGYPGGPVIDRLAASGDPAAIPFPRGMTGPRDARHDFSFSGLKTSVARRIEAAERDGSHLEVADVAASFQEAVADVLTMKAVRACTDLGVRTLLIGGGVAANSRLRELAAQRCADAGILLRVPRPRLCTDNGAMVVAVASALLAAGAEPSALTVAADPGLTVEVTQVV, encoded by the coding sequence GTGAGGACCGTACTGGGGATCGAGAGTTCGTGCGACGAGACGGGCGTGGCGATCGCGCGGGTGCACGACGACGGACGAACCGAGCTGCTGTCCGACGTGGTGGCCTCGTCGATGTCCGAGCACGCGCGCTTCGGCGGGGTGGTTCCCGAGATCGCCTCACGCGCCCACCTCGAGGCGCTCGTGCCGACCGTCCGGGCCGCGCTCGCCGAGGCGGGCGTGGACCGGCCCGACGCCGTGGCGGCGACCATCGGTCCCGGACTGTCCGGCGCGTTGCTGGTGGGCTCGTCCGCGGCCAAGGCCTACGCCGCGGCGTGGGGCACGCCGTTCTACGCCGTCAACCACCTGGTGGGCCACGTTGCCGTGGCCGGGTTCGACGGCGGACCGCTCGGGGAGTGCGTGGCGCTGCTGGTCTCCGGTGGTCACACCCAGCTCCTGCACGTGCGGTCGCTCACGGAACCGGTGGTGGAACTCGGCTCCACGGTCGACGACGCGGCGGGGGAGGCCTACGACAAGGTCGCGAGGCTCCTGGGGTTGGGATATCCGGGCGGTCCGGTGATCGATCGACTCGCGGCATCCGGTGACCCCGCGGCCATACCCTTCCCACGCGGGATGACCGGACCCCGGGACGCACGACACGACTTCTCCTTCTCCGGGCTCAAGACCTCGGTCGCGCGCCGGATCGAGGCCGCCGAGCGCGACGGGTCACACCTCGAGGTGGCCGACGTGGCCGCGTCCTTCCAGGAGGCGGTGGCGGACGTGCTCACCATGAAGGCCGTGCGCGCCTGCACCGACCTCGGGGTGCGGACCCTGCTCATCGGTGGAGGCGTGGCGGCGAACTCGCGGCTACGGGAACTGGCGGCCCAGCGGTGCGCCGACGCCGGGATCCTCCTCCGTGTCCCCCGGCCGCGGCTCTGCACGGACAACGGAGCGATGGTCGTGGCGGTGGCGTCCGCGCTCCTCGCCGCGGGTGCCGAGCCCAGCGCCCTGACCGTGGCGGCGGATCCTGGACTCACGGTCGAGGTGACCCAGGTGGTGTGA
- a CDS encoding DUF4190 domain-containing protein: protein MPRPPSGDADASDHRDRRGPDEPVHDSHASPPAVNGTALAAVVLAVGNVVFGSFLGLFLPLLPAVFALTSVLLGHLALVRIRQTGQGGRGLALTALAVGYLWLALIALLVCGMLLFTGYGFALLGF from the coding sequence ATGCCCCGTCCACCCTCCGGTGATGCGGACGCGTCCGATCACCGTGATCGCCGGGGACCGGACGAGCCCGTTCACGACTCGCACGCGAGCCCTCCCGCGGTCAACGGGACGGCACTCGCCGCGGTCGTGTTGGCGGTGGGAAACGTCGTCTTCGGGTCCTTCCTCGGGCTGTTCCTGCCCCTGCTCCCCGCAGTCTTCGCCCTCACGTCGGTTCTGCTCGGCCATCTCGCCCTGGTCCGAATCCGTCAGACCGGACAGGGCGGGCGCGGACTCGCCCTCACCGCCCTCGCGGTGGGATACCTCTGGCTGGCCCTCATCGCTCTGTTGGTCTGCGGGATGCTGCTGTTCACCGGGTACGGCTTCGCCCTACTCGGCTTCTGA
- the groES gene encoding co-chaperone GroES, which produces MAIKPLEDKILVEATAAETTTASGLVIPDTAKEKPQEGTVVAVGKGRFDEDGDRIPMDIKEGDKVIYSKYGGTEIKYEGKEYLILSSRDVLAVID; this is translated from the coding sequence GTGGCGATCAAGCCGCTTGAGGACAAGATTCTCGTCGAGGCCACCGCTGCCGAGACCACCACGGCATCCGGCCTCGTCATTCCGGACACCGCCAAGGAAAAGCCCCAGGAGGGCACCGTCGTCGCGGTCGGCAAGGGCCGATTCGACGAGGACGGCGACCGCATCCCCATGGACATCAAGGAGGGTGACAAGGTCATCTACTCCAAGTACGGCGGAACCGAGATCAAGTACGAGGGCAAGGAGTACCTGATCCTCTCCTCGCGCGATGTTCTCGCGGTCATCGACTGA
- the groL gene encoding chaperonin GroEL (60 kDa chaperone family; promotes refolding of misfolded polypeptides especially under stressful conditions; forms two stacked rings of heptamers to form a barrel-shaped 14mer; ends can be capped by GroES; misfolded proteins enter the barrel where they are refolded when GroES binds), with the protein MSKLIAFDEEARKGMLAGVDQLADTVKVTLGPKGRHVVLAKAFGGPTVTNDGVSIAREIELSEPFANLGAQLVKSVATKTNDVAGDGTTTATVLAQALIREGLRNVAAGSNPMAMGKGIEKASAAVVEFLKSAATPVSGSEGVAQVATVSSRDPEVGRMVAEAMDAVGVNGVVSVEESQGLHTEVAVTEGIAFDKGYLSPYFVTDPDEQKAIYEDVLILLHREKISSLPDLLPLLEKVAETGKPLLIVAEDVDGEALSTLVVNSIRKTVKVVAIKAPFFGDRRKAFQDDLAIVLKGQVVSPDLGMKLSDCGLEVLGHARRVTVSKDETIIVDGDGDQADVDARVAQLRREAENTDSDWDREKLEERIAKLSGGVAVIRVGAATETELTERKLRVEDAVNSAKAAVEEGVIAGGGSVLVQAAASLARLAEDTADADEAVGVNVVRKALSAPLFWIAANAGEDGSVVVSKVADLGPRDGFNAATGEYGDLISAGIIDPVKVTHSAVVNACSVARMVLTTETAIVEKPEQEGSGAHSHTGHSH; encoded by the coding sequence ATGTCCAAGTTGATAGCGTTCGACGAGGAGGCCCGTAAGGGCATGCTCGCCGGTGTCGACCAACTCGCCGACACCGTCAAGGTCACGCTCGGCCCCAAGGGTCGGCACGTCGTGCTGGCCAAGGCCTTCGGTGGTCCCACCGTCACGAACGACGGTGTCTCCATCGCCCGCGAGATCGAGCTCTCCGAGCCGTTCGCGAACCTCGGTGCCCAGCTGGTCAAGAGCGTCGCCACCAAGACCAACGACGTCGCCGGTGACGGCACCACCACCGCGACGGTGCTCGCGCAGGCGCTCATCCGTGAGGGACTGCGCAATGTTGCCGCCGGCTCCAACCCGATGGCCATGGGCAAGGGGATCGAGAAGGCGTCGGCCGCCGTCGTGGAGTTCCTCAAGTCCGCCGCCACCCCGGTGTCCGGGTCCGAGGGGGTGGCGCAGGTCGCCACCGTGTCCTCGCGAGACCCCGAGGTGGGCCGGATGGTCGCCGAGGCCATGGACGCCGTCGGTGTCAACGGCGTCGTGTCCGTCGAGGAGTCCCAGGGCCTGCACACCGAGGTCGCCGTGACCGAGGGCATCGCCTTTGACAAGGGCTATCTGAGCCCCTACTTCGTCACCGATCCCGACGAGCAGAAGGCCATCTACGAGGATGTCCTGATCCTGCTGCACCGCGAGAAGATCAGCTCCCTCCCGGACCTGCTCCCGCTGCTCGAGAAGGTCGCGGAGACCGGCAAGCCCCTGCTCATCGTGGCCGAGGACGTCGACGGTGAGGCGTTGTCGACCCTGGTCGTCAACTCGATCCGCAAGACCGTCAAGGTCGTGGCGATCAAGGCCCCGTTCTTCGGAGACCGGCGCAAGGCCTTCCAGGACGATCTCGCGATCGTCCTCAAGGGTCAGGTCGTCAGCCCGGACCTGGGCATGAAGCTCTCCGACTGTGGCCTCGAGGTGCTCGGGCACGCCCGCCGCGTGACCGTCTCCAAGGACGAGACGATCATCGTCGACGGCGACGGAGACCAGGCGGACGTCGACGCCCGGGTGGCGCAGCTGCGCCGCGAGGCCGAGAACACCGACTCCGACTGGGACCGCGAGAAGCTCGAAGAGCGCATCGCGAAGCTCTCCGGTGGCGTCGCGGTGATCCGCGTCGGTGCCGCCACGGAGACCGAGCTCACCGAGCGCAAGCTCCGCGTCGAGGACGCGGTCAACTCGGCCAAGGCCGCCGTCGAGGAGGGCGTGATCGCCGGAGGCGGCTCCGTGCTCGTCCAGGCCGCGGCGTCGCTCGCCCGGCTCGCCGAGGACACCGCCGACGCCGACGAGGCAGTGGGCGTGAACGTGGTCCGCAAGGCGCTCTCGGCCCCGCTGTTCTGGATCGCCGCCAACGCGGGCGAGGACGGTTCCGTGGTCGTGAGCAAGGTCGCCGACCTCGGTCCGCGGGACGGTTTCAACGCCGCCACCGGCGAATACGGCGACCTCATCTCGGCGGGCATCATCGACCCGGTGAAGGTCACCCACTCGGCCGTCGTCAACGCGTGCTCCGTCGCGCGGATGGTCCTGACCACCGAGACCGCGATCGTGGAGAAGCCCGAGCAGGAGGGTTCCGGCGCGCACTCGCACACCGGTCACTCGCACTGA
- a CDS encoding sigma-70 family RNA polymerase sigma factor, protein MTGIADELELAVSAAVKGDRTAATRVLELVRPGVVRYCRSRVGGAERVNLSADDVAQEVLIAVLSALPGYRDQGRPFMAFVYGIAAHKVADAHRGAARNKSDPVEYLPEVLSTETGPEEHILDGEVTRAMSRLLGTLPEKQREIIRLRVVVGLSAEETAEIVDSTAGAVRVAQHRAMKQLRARIEQDGEERWR, encoded by the coding sequence ATGACAGGTATAGCAGACGAGTTGGAGCTCGCCGTCTCGGCTGCGGTCAAGGGAGACCGCACCGCGGCGACGCGGGTGCTGGAACTGGTCCGTCCCGGTGTGGTGCGGTATTGCCGTTCCCGCGTCGGGGGCGCGGAGAGGGTCAACCTGTCTGCTGACGATGTCGCACAGGAGGTGCTGATCGCGGTGCTCTCGGCGCTTCCGGGGTATCGGGATCAAGGACGCCCCTTCATGGCGTTCGTGTACGGGATCGCGGCCCACAAGGTCGCGGACGCCCACCGAGGCGCCGCACGGAACAAGTCGGATCCCGTGGAGTACCTCCCCGAGGTGCTCTCCACCGAGACGGGGCCTGAGGAACACATCCTCGACGGCGAGGTGACCAGGGCGATGAGCCGACTACTGGGAACCCTGCCCGAGAAGCAGAGAGAGATCATCCGACTGCGAGTGGTGGTCGGACTCTCCGCGGAAGAGACCGCGGAGATCGTGGACAGTACGGCCGGAGCCGTGCGGGTGGCCCAACACCGGGCCATGAAGCAGCTCCGGGCGAGGATCGAGCAGGACGGAGAGGAGCGATGGCGATGA
- a CDS encoding DUF5319 domain-containing protein, whose amino-acid sequence MNDPLRHGMPPDPFAGDPDDPTAELAELDPVDDGFPSGPLDAEERRAIEEDLADLAEFRELLAPTGVKGVAVQCEDCAEEHYHEWDMLRANLMQLLEDGSLLPHEPAFDPIPDDYVTWDYCRGYADAVRTMRPRRLYWRR is encoded by the coding sequence GTGAACGATCCCCTACGGCACGGCATGCCGCCCGACCCGTTCGCCGGAGATCCGGACGATCCGACCGCGGAACTGGCCGAGCTCGACCCCGTCGATGACGGCTTCCCCTCGGGTCCGCTGGACGCGGAGGAACGTCGTGCGATCGAGGAGGACCTGGCTGATCTCGCCGAGTTCCGGGAGCTCCTGGCCCCCACCGGTGTCAAGGGGGTCGCCGTGCAGTGCGAGGACTGCGCCGAGGAGCACTACCACGAGTGGGACATGCTCCGCGCCAACCTCATGCAGCTCCTCGAGGACGGTTCGCTTCTACCCCACGAGCCCGCCTTCGACCCGATCCCGGACGACTACGTCACGTGGGACTACTGCCGTGGATACGCGGACGCGGTGCGCACGATGCGCCCGCGCCGCCTCTACTGGCGTCGATGA